The following are encoded together in the Brassica napus cultivar Da-Ae chromosome A9, Da-Ae, whole genome shotgun sequence genome:
- the LOC125578143 gene encoding uncharacterized protein LOC125578143, producing MEKADSLGELIRKLEGQVAEIATAIKRDAGCLPGKTDLNPRRQVSAVMLRSGKNLAADTRNNTDVGKPDDTDKTGKSNSHPILLNDLDPKPSQENRKTTPEKAKEKAIDLELEEDTEIEDEIDRQYGTDIDRPERPTIDRQPEKPVDQQSAQPEPIIERVYRILPPFPPKTQTKKSLENAICKKALDKISVEMSLSDAIKIAPSIKKYIKDMTSPNYPIAEHSVMMISEQVNAMIKGETPTKRPDPGSFVLDYKIENTRFPRSLCDLGSSVNLMPYSVAVTLGYKEFMPTPITLVLADRSIRVPEGILEDVPKKINDCIVPTDFVVLKYRQEPKPHSGSAIPSYSWSNH from the coding sequence ATGGAGAAAGCAGATTCTTTGGGAGAACTAATCCGAAAATTAGAAGGTCAAGTAGCTGAGATTGCAACTGCCATAAAAAGAGATGCTGGATGTCTTCCCGGAAAAACTGATTTAAACCCGAGACGTCAAGTCAGTGCCGTAATGCTGCGCAGCGGGAAAAACCTCGCAGCAGATACGAGGAATAACACAGATGTTGGAAAACCTGACGACACTGACAAGACCGGAAAAAGCAACTCTCATCCTATTCTTCTTAACGATCTTGACCCAAAACCATCTCAAGAGAACCGGAAGACCACCCCTGAAAAGGCAAAGGAAAAGGCAATAGACTTAGAATTAGAAGAAGATACGGAGATTGAGgacgaaatcgatcgacagtacggAACTGACATCGATCGACCTGAAAGacctaccatcgatcgacaacctgaAAAACCCGTCGATCAACAGTCTGCTCAACCCGAACCCATAATTGAAAGAGTCTATAGAATTTTACCCCCTTTTCCTCCTAAAACGCAAACTAAGAAATCATTAGAGAACGCGATCTGCAAGAAAGCCTTAGATAAGATTTCTGTTGAGATGTCCCTTAGTGATGCTATAAAAATAGCACCTTCGATTAAGAAGTATATAAAGGACATGACATCTCCAAACTACCCAATTGCAGAACATAGCGTTATGATGATTTCAGAACAAGTAAATGCTATGATTAAAGGAGAAACTCCAACAAAGAGACCAGATCCTGGTAGTTTTGTCCtagattataaaatagaaaacacgCGCTTTCCTAGATCATTATGTGACCTCGGCTCTAGCGTGAACCTTATGCCTTACTCTGTTGCAGTAACGTTAGGATATAAAGAATTTATGCCAACTCCGATCACCCTGGTATTAGCTGATAGATCTATTAGGGTACCCGAAGGAATTCTCGAAGATGTTCCCAAAAAGATTAACGATTGCATCGTGCCTACGGATTTTGTTGTGTTGAAATACAGACAAGAACCCAAGCCTCATTCTGGGTCGGCCATTCCTAGCTACAGCTGGAGCAATCATTGA
- the LOC125578144 gene encoding uncharacterized protein LOC125578144, producing the protein MSSDDERNRPGNSVAGLSNLQMRALNDSKSNMLNVGLDQIHQRLDELQASQAPSRAGARRDRPRRNTRSDDEIREEDDQEDEARSAYRPRRGPRTRDPGDANPFARNERTNDSLSGLKLKIPPFEGKNDPDIFLEWERKIEYVFDCQNISELKKVRLAVTEFSGYAINWYDQVATLRRRTGERPIETWDEFSMLMRRRFVPAHYHRDLHQKLRRLLQGTKSVEDYHQEMETLMIKADVDEPRDATMARFLSGLNRDIQDRMELQEYGSVEQMLHKAILIEQQVKRKSFSKPAITSKPAYSPRPAFAPKPSYQDKGKSSSTTHNAFKTDVPARDDKGKAVDTSGRARDIRCFKCQGLGHFAKNCPNQRVMILTENGDVESEDEQENKEDLRPIFDEEDESFGYPHQGPLLVARKGMVESIFDETDDRLVDGSDPAFDDESDPIYDEEPCFDYPAHGLLLVTRRTLSVQPKNNEKEQRENLFHSRCLVFLKRLEWLNEAGEQYVKEQVTVPITIGRYEDKVVCNVLPMDACHILLGRPWQFDKRAVHDGFTNRHSFDHKGKKITLVPLTPLEVHQDQIQLKRNRDKETKPDEPESSQRNSNFYIKQSQVKRSLYSQKPFLLLVYKESLMASSSDLAPEIPSELLDVLQKYSDVFPDENPKGLRPVRGIEHQIDLVPGASLPNRPAYRTNPVETKELQKQIGDLLEKGYIRESLSPCAVPVLLVPKKDGSWRMCVDCRAINNITVKYRHPIPRLEDMLDELHGSCHFDVVYFDDILVYSKNLEDHKMHLKSVLEVLRKEKLFANLGKCSFGTDHVVFLGFVVGADGLRVDEEKIKAIRDWPSPSTVGEVRSFHGLAGFYRRFVPDFSSIAAPLTEVIKKNVGFKWEQAQEKAFQMLKVKLTHAPLLVLPDFSKTFEIECDASGVGIGAVLMQDRKPIAYFSEKLGGATLNYPTYDQELYALVRALQTWQHYLWPKEFVIHTDHQSKRHACWVEFIETFPYVIKYKQGKENVVADALS; encoded by the exons ATGAGTAGTGATGATGAACGGAACCGTCCTGGAAACTCAGTTGCCGGATTGTCTAACCTTCAAATGCGTGCTTTGAATGATTCTAAGTCTAATATGTTGAACGTAGGTTTAGATCAGATCCATCAGAGGCTTGATGAGCTCCAGGCCAGCCAAGCTCCTTCTAGAGCCGGAGCAAGAAGAGACCGTCCGCGTAGGAACACTCGGTCTGACGATGAGATCCGAGAGGAGGATGATCAAGAGGACGAGGCCAGATCAGCATACCGTCCAAGAAGAGGTCCTAGAACCCGAGATCCAGGTGATGCCAATCCTTTTGCTAGAAATGAACGTACTAATGATAGCCTAAGTGGATTGAAACTAAAAATCCCACCTTTTGAGGGTAAAAATGATCCTGATAtttttcttgaatgggaaagaaaaattgaatatGTCTTTGATTGTCAAAACATTTCTGAACTTAAGAAAGTTAGACTAGCTGTTACTGAATTctctggctatgctattaattGGTATGATCAAGTTGCGACCCTTAGGAGGAGAACAGGTGAGAGACCGATTGAGACATGGGATGAGTTTTCCATGCTGATGAGGAGACGATTTGTTCCTGCTCATTATCACCGAGACCTCCACCAGAAACTCAGACGCTTGCTTCAAGGCACTAAGTCCGTGGAAGACTACCACCAGGAGATGGAAACTTTGATGATCAAGGCTGATGTAGACGAGCCCAGGGACGCCACTATGGCTAGGTTCCTCTCTGGGCTTAACCGAGACATCCAAGACCGTATGGAGCTTCAAGAGTATGGTAGTGTGGAACAGATGCTACACAAGGCCATCTTGATCGAGCAACAAGTTAAAAGGAAGAGTTTCTCAAAGCCGGCCATTACCTCTAAACCGGCCTACTCTCCTAGACCGGCTTTTGCTCCTAAGCCAAGCTACCAAGACAaaggtaagtcttcttccacaacacATAATGCTTTTAAAACTGATGTCCCTGCTCGTGATGACAAAGGAAAGGCAGTTGATACTTCTGGCCGAGCAAGAGACATTAGGTGTTTCAAATGTCAAGGTCTAGGACATTTTGCCAAAAACTGTCCCAACCAACGAGTGATGATTCTTACCGAGAATGGAGACGTTGAATCTGAGGATGAGCAGGAGAACAAAGAAGATCTTCGTCCTATCTTTGATGAAGAGGACGAGTCCTTTGGATATCCGCATCAAGGGCCACTACTCGTTGCTAGGAAAGGCATGGTCGAGTCTATTTTCGATGAGACGGACGACCGCTTGGTCGATGGTTCCGACCCAGCCTTTGATGATGAGTCCGACCCGATCTATGATGAGGAGCCTTGCTTCGACTATCCAGCTCATGGTCTTCTACTTGTCACAAGAAGAACTCTGAGTGTCCAACCCAAAAACAATGAAaaggaacaaagggagaatctctttcattctCGATGTTTAGTTTTTCTGAAAAG gttggaatGGCTAAACGAGGCTGGAGAACAGTATGTGAAAGAGCAAGTCACTGTCCCTATTACCATTGGCCGATATGAGGACAAGGTCGTTTGCAACGTTCTTCCTATGGACGCATGCCACATTCTCTTGGGCCGGCCATGGCAATTTGATAAAAGAGCCGTGCATGATGGCTTCACAAACCGACACTCCTTTGATCATAAAGGGAAGAAGATCACGCTTGTTCCTTTGACACCTTTGGAAGTTCATCAAGATCAGATCCAGCTCAAGAGGAACCGTGACAAGGAAACCAAGCCAGATGAACCTGAATCATCCCAACGGAACTCCAATTTCTATATCAAACAAAGTCAGGTCAAGAGATCTCTTTActctcaaaagccatttcttttacttgtgtacaAAGAATCTcttatggcttcttcttctgaccttgcaccggagattcCGAGTGAACTTTTAGATGTTTTGCAGAAGTATTCTGATGTTTTTCCAGATGAGAATCCTAAGGGATTACGCCCAGTACgaggcattgagcatcagatcgaCCTTGTTCCAGGCGCGTCTTTACCAAACCGGCCAGCTTACCGTACCAATCCGGTAGAGACCAAAGAACTTCAGAAACAGATTGGTGACCTTCTTGAGAAAGGCTACATCCGGGAAAGCCTCAGTCCTTGTGCCGTTCCTGTCCTTCTCGTGCCCAAAAAGGATGGTtcttggcgcatgtgtgtggactgccgtgccatcaacaacatcacggtAAAGTATAGGCATCCCATCCCTAGACTAGAAGACATGCTTGATGAGTTGCATGGatcat GTCATTTTGATGTTGtctactttgatgacattcttgTCTATAGCAAAAACCTTGAAGATCATAAGATGCATCTCAAATCTGTTCTTGAAGTTCTTAGGAAAGAAAAACTCTTTGCCAATCTTGGTAAATGCTCTTTTGGAACAGATCACGTGGTGTtcttaggttttgttgtaggtgctgatggacttAGAGTGGACGAGGAGAAAATCAAAGCCATCCGAGACTGGCCAAGTCCTTCGACCGTGGGCGAGGTAAGAAGCTTTCATGGTCTGGCCGGTTTCTATAGACGGTTTGTTCCGGACTTCAGTTCCATTGCTGCTCCTCTGACtgaagtgatcaagaagaacgtcGGTTTCAAATGGGAACAAGCCCAAGAAAAAGCTTTTCAGATGTTAAAAGTGAAGTTGACTCATGCTCCTTTACTtgtacttcctgatttttctaaaacttttgagattgaatgtgatgcttccgGAGTTGGGATTGGTGCTGTCTTAATGCAGGATAGGAAACCcattgcttacttcagtgagaagcttggaggtgCCACACTCAACTACCCCACCTATGACCAGGAGCTAtatgctttggtgagagctctccaAACGTGGCAAcactatctttggcctaaggagtttgtTATCCACACGGACCACCAGTCCAAGAGACACGCATgttgggttgagttcattgagacatttccttatgttaTCAAGTACAAGCAAGGTAAGGAAAATGTTGTGGCTGATGCTTTGTCCTGA